A genomic region of Tsukamurella pulmonis contains the following coding sequences:
- a CDS encoding DUF4407 domain-containing protein, which translates to MTTVLVSALVAAFVAGAIALLAAGPGRRAPWVGRVLVVALAGLVVGELVSMLALSGPITDRLRADADRAAASTPAVRAAQADLDAARADRAALDSTVAEASSRRDRALVVARCEYRPGPACPQTSITGVPGQGPETRTANQRLAAAQTDLDRATAARAARAPGLDARVTTARSELRATRDAAAAADDGIGARWVAMGAVTAHSLPAAALRLAIDLVCVLLALLPLLVRRWRGETVRDIRDRRDLESERLAAAAQLAIDRRTQERRVELALAEQAPAAPALGGAAAGAAALEAAGFEPVAVTARRYVTPVPSARADDDFLPIAAAAEAASLAAAGQPAADETPTGPIPVVAVPTVPDASPEPAEEATVPDENIPHLPAVAADTAPAVPAPRPPERTPNPFVPPVLDEAARTLAGFVRPLVPPIVARVLPGGGTRTVTQSYEEVEEVTFAMRRTRRVTVGTVEQGVPAPSDDGAPVPAAHPGPAAPAQEPLDVAHEPVVQLPAQGPREIGQPGELPRGQ; encoded by the coding sequence ATGACGACGGTCCTGGTGTCCGCGCTGGTCGCCGCTTTCGTCGCGGGTGCGATCGCGCTCCTCGCCGCAGGCCCGGGCCGCCGGGCGCCGTGGGTGGGCCGCGTCCTGGTGGTGGCCCTCGCCGGGCTGGTCGTCGGGGAGCTCGTCTCGATGCTCGCGCTGAGTGGGCCGATCACCGACCGGCTCCGGGCGGACGCCGACCGTGCCGCCGCGTCCACGCCCGCGGTGCGCGCCGCCCAGGCCGATCTCGACGCCGCCCGCGCCGACCGGGCCGCGCTCGACAGCACCGTCGCGGAGGCCTCTTCCCGGCGCGACCGCGCCCTCGTGGTCGCGCGCTGCGAGTACCGGCCGGGCCCCGCCTGCCCGCAGACGTCGATCACCGGCGTCCCCGGGCAGGGCCCCGAGACCCGCACCGCCAACCAGCGACTCGCGGCTGCGCAGACCGATCTGGACCGCGCGACGGCGGCGCGGGCCGCGCGCGCTCCGGGGCTCGACGCGCGGGTCACGACGGCGCGCTCCGAGCTGCGCGCGACGCGGGATGCGGCCGCCGCGGCCGACGACGGGATCGGCGCACGCTGGGTGGCGATGGGCGCCGTGACCGCCCACTCGCTGCCCGCCGCGGCGCTGCGCCTCGCGATCGACCTGGTGTGCGTCCTCCTCGCACTGCTGCCGCTGCTCGTACGGCGCTGGCGGGGCGAGACCGTACGCGACATCCGGGACCGGCGCGACCTCGAGAGCGAGCGACTCGCCGCAGCCGCGCAGCTCGCGATCGACCGCCGTACCCAGGAACGACGGGTCGAACTCGCCCTCGCAGAGCAGGCGCCCGCGGCACCCGCGCTCGGCGGTGCGGCGGCAGGGGCCGCCGCCCTGGAGGCCGCGGGATTCGAGCCGGTGGCCGTCACCGCCCGCCGGTACGTGACGCCGGTACCGTCCGCGCGCGCCGACGACGACTTCCTGCCCATCGCCGCGGCGGCGGAGGCGGCCAGCCTCGCGGCCGCCGGCCAGCCCGCCGCGGACGAGACGCCGACGGGGCCGATCCCGGTGGTGGCCGTCCCGACCGTGCCCGACGCATCGCCCGAGCCCGCCGAGGAGGCGACCGTGCCCGACGAGAACATCCCGCACCTGCCGGCCGTCGCCGCCGATACCGCGCCCGCGGTCCCGGCGCCGCGGCCGCCCGAGCGCACGCCGAACCCGTTCGTCCCGCCGGTCCTCGACGAGGCGGCGCGCACCCTCGCCGGTTTCGTGCGACCCCTGGTGCCGCCCATCGTCGCGCGGGTGCTGCCCGGCGGCGGGACCCGCACGGTGACGCAGTCCTACGAAGAGGTCGAGGAGGTCACCTTCGCGATGCGCCGCACCCGCAGGGTGACCGTGGGCACCGTCGAACAGGGCGTGCCGGCACCGTCGGACGACGGTGCGCCCGTCCCGGCCGCGCATCCCGGCCCCGCGGCGCCGGCGCAGGAGCCGCTCGACGTGGCGCACGAGCCGGTGGTGCAGCTACCCGCCCAGGGCCCGCGCGAGATCGGCCAACCGGGCGAGCTCCCGCGGGGGCAGTGA
- a CDS encoding zinc-binding dehydrogenase, whose translation MTSTMRAQRFHAETKTITVEDVPIPEPGPGEVLVKVAFCGICHSDLSLINGTFPATLPEVTQGHEASGTIAKLGPGVTGWAEGDRVIVAAGRPCTTCPNCRRGALADCTQVQIMAFAYDGAWAEYTVAQASGLTRVPDNVPLEQAAILADAVSTPYGAVVRTGKVGVGESVGVWGLGGVGTHVVQLARLVGAAPIIAVDINPEVLERALELGADHAFDSRDEELGAKIAAATGGRGLDVAFDAVGLKATFEQALGQLTVGGRLISVGMSDQEPTVGSTTMLGLTKKQVLGHLGYKNADIETLATLVSLGRLDLSRSISGIVPLEDIAEGVERLERHEGNPIRLLVQP comes from the coding sequence ATGACCTCCACGATGCGCGCGCAGCGATTCCACGCCGAGACGAAGACCATCACCGTCGAGGACGTGCCGATCCCCGAGCCCGGCCCCGGTGAGGTGCTGGTGAAGGTCGCGTTCTGCGGCATCTGCCACTCGGACCTCAGCCTGATCAACGGCACGTTCCCGGCGACGCTGCCGGAGGTCACCCAGGGCCATGAGGCATCGGGAACCATCGCGAAGCTGGGGCCCGGGGTCACCGGATGGGCCGAGGGCGACCGGGTGATCGTCGCCGCCGGCCGGCCGTGCACCACGTGCCCGAACTGCCGGCGCGGTGCCCTCGCCGATTGCACTCAGGTCCAGATCATGGCGTTCGCCTACGACGGCGCGTGGGCGGAGTACACCGTCGCCCAGGCGTCCGGGCTGACGCGCGTCCCGGACAACGTCCCCCTCGAGCAGGCGGCGATCCTCGCCGACGCGGTCTCGACCCCGTACGGCGCCGTGGTGCGGACCGGAAAGGTCGGCGTCGGGGAGTCCGTCGGCGTGTGGGGCCTGGGCGGGGTCGGCACGCACGTGGTGCAGTTGGCCCGGCTCGTCGGCGCGGCTCCGATCATCGCGGTCGACATCAACCCGGAGGTGCTGGAGCGCGCCCTGGAACTCGGCGCCGACCACGCCTTCGACTCGCGCGACGAGGAGCTCGGCGCGAAGATCGCGGCCGCGACCGGCGGGCGCGGCCTCGACGTCGCGTTCGATGCCGTCGGCCTCAAGGCGACCTTCGAGCAGGCGCTCGGACAGCTCACCGTCGGCGGGCGCCTGATCTCCGTCGGGATGAGCGATCAGGAACCGACCGTCGGATCGACGACGATGCTCGGGCTGACCAAGAAGCAGGTGCTCGGCCACCTCGGATACAAGAACGCCGACATCGAGACCCTCGCGACCCTGGTGTCCCTGGGGCGGCTCGACCTGTCCCGGTCGATCAGCGGGATCGTGCCACTGGAGGACATCGCGGAGGGAGTCGAGCGGCTCGAACGCCACGAGGGCAACCCGATCCGCCTGCTCGTCCAGCCCTAG
- a CDS encoding YiaA/YiaB family inner membrane protein: MTTSTPAAKPTTAFFVQSAIAFGVSSGALLIGAFYLPMDPWQRGFMIVGTLFLITSCFNLAKVVRDQQESNSIRVRVDEARIDKLMAEHDPLRSVV, from the coding sequence ATGACCACATCGACTCCGGCAGCCAAGCCGACCACCGCGTTCTTCGTCCAGTCCGCCATCGCCTTCGGCGTGTCCTCGGGCGCGCTGCTCATCGGCGCGTTCTACCTGCCCATGGACCCGTGGCAGCGGGGCTTCATGATCGTCGGCACGCTCTTCCTCATCACCAGCTGCTTCAACCTCGCCAAGGTCGTGCGCGACCAGCAGGAGTCCAACAGCATCCGCGTCCGCGTCGACGAGGCCCGGATCGACAAGTTGATGGCCGAGCACGATCCCCTACGCAGCGTCGTGTGA